From Candidatus Eremiobacterota bacterium, the proteins below share one genomic window:
- the cobO gene encoding cob(I)yrinic acid a,c-diamide adenosyltransferase: MGLVQVYTGNGKGKTTAALGLCLRALGHGLKVCLIQFMKGARDCYGESLIAPSLEGLTVFQFGRAELVARDNPSPADFEEARAGLLEAQRQLKGRGCDLLILDEINVAVDFGLLGLNEVLSLIEEKPEDIELVLTGRNAPREIIEKAQLVTEMREIAHPFRKGVGARKGIDY, translated from the coding sequence ATGGGCCTCGTTCAGGTTTACACGGGAAACGGGAAAGGAAAAACGACAGCGGCTCTTGGCCTGTGTCTGCGGGCCCTCGGCCACGGCCTTAAAGTCTGCCTTATCCAGTTCATGAAAGGTGCCAGAGACTGCTACGGTGAATCGCTCATCGCCCCCTCCCTTGAGGGGCTCACCGTGTTCCAGTTCGGAAGGGCCGAGCTCGTTGCGAGGGATAATCCCTCGCCTGCTGACTTTGAAGAGGCCCGGGCAGGGCTTCTGGAGGCGCAGAGGCAGCTTAAAGGCAGGGGGTGTGACCTCCTGATTCTGGACGAGATAAATGTGGCTGTCGATTTCGGCCTCCTGGGCCTCAATGAGGTGCTTTCCCTCATCGAGGAAAAGCCTGAAGATATTGAGCTGGTGCTCACCGGGAGGAATGCTCCCCGCGAGATCATTGAAAAAGCCCAGCTTGTCACGGAGATGAGGGAAATTGCCCATCCCTTCAGAAAAGGCGTGGGCGCACGGAAAGGAATAGATTACTGA
- the sucD gene encoding succinate--CoA ligase subunit alpha encodes MGILVNKETRVLVQGITGREGSFHTERMAEYGTTIVAGVTPGKGGSRCHDIPVFNTVEEAQRHHKADASVIFVPPAYAGDAILEALDGGIRRIACITEGIPVREMVKICHVVQQEKAVLIGPNCPGLITVGETKLGIMPGNIFKKGNVGVISRSGTLTYLVVNELSMAGVGQSTCVGIGGDPLIGTSFKAMLEHFARDSATRAVVLVGEIGGSQEEEAAAFIKEHKIPTVAYIAGKTAPPGKRMGHAGAIISGSRGTAAAKVKAFQEAGVPVADTIIELVEHVKRILEALPREEHQVLHG; translated from the coding sequence ATGGGAATTCTTGTGAACAAGGAAACTCGCGTGCTCGTGCAGGGAATTACAGGGCGGGAAGGCTCATTCCACACGGAGCGCATGGCTGAATATGGAACCACCATCGTGGCAGGCGTCACTCCAGGGAAAGGAGGCAGTCGGTGCCATGACATCCCCGTTTTCAATACCGTCGAGGAGGCACAGCGTCATCACAAGGCCGATGCCTCCGTCATTTTTGTCCCCCCTGCCTATGCAGGCGATGCCATACTGGAAGCGCTTGACGGAGGAATCAGGAGGATCGCCTGCATCACCGAAGGCATCCCGGTAAGGGAAATGGTGAAAATCTGCCATGTCGTCCAGCAGGAAAAAGCCGTGCTTATCGGCCCCAACTGCCCGGGCCTCATCACCGTAGGCGAGACAAAGCTCGGCATCATGCCGGGGAACATCTTCAAAAAGGGAAATGTGGGCGTCATTTCCCGGAGCGGCACCCTCACGTACCTCGTGGTGAACGAGCTCTCCATGGCAGGGGTCGGCCAGTCCACCTGCGTGGGGATAGGGGGCGATCCCCTTATCGGCACGTCATTCAAGGCCATGCTCGAGCATTTTGCCCGCGATAGCGCCACCCGCGCCGTGGTGCTCGTCGGGGAGATCGGGGGAAGCCAGGAAGAGGAGGCCGCCGCCTTCATCAAAGAGCACAAAATACCCACCGTCGCTTACATTGCCGGCAAGACAGCCCCTCCCGGAAAGCGCATGGGCCATGCCGGCGCCATCATTTCAGGCTCCAGAGGCACGGCAGCAGCCAAAGTGAAGGCCTTCCAGGAGGCCGGTGTCCCCGTAGCCGATACAATCATAGAGCTCGTTGAGCACGTGAAAAGAATACTCGAAGCCCTGCCGAGAGAAGAGCATCAGGTACTCCATGGATAG
- the sucC gene encoding ADP-forming succinate--CoA ligase subunit beta, with the protein MMNIYEYQAKELFRKHGIPVPEGSVIESPPDAKSIYERFGRKVVVKAQVHAGGRGKAGGVKLASTPDEAVTAAKAIIGMKIKDLTVKKVLVEEALAIDKEFYLGVVLDRERAQNVIMVSSQGGMDIEEVAEKTPEAICKATLHPLLELQEYQVKNLIYSLKLSDAERCQLAALIRKLYRFYCDIDATLVEINPLVLSGASFIAADGKVTIDDNALFRHKDFEGLFDVADDDPLEREAHQKGLAYVHLGGNIGIIGNGAGLVMGTLDTVKQEGGAPANFLDIGGGASASVMKSSLEIVLSDPQVKGIFINIFGGITRCDEVAKGIVGVMKESALKMPLVIKLCGTREEEGRAILKEAQLEPVTEVREGARKIVALVGAGSRG; encoded by the coding sequence ATGATGAATATCTACGAGTACCAGGCCAAGGAGCTCTTCAGAAAACACGGTATTCCCGTGCCTGAGGGGTCTGTCATCGAATCGCCGCCTGACGCGAAAAGCATTTATGAGCGCTTTGGCAGGAAAGTGGTGGTAAAAGCCCAGGTTCATGCGGGAGGAAGGGGGAAAGCCGGGGGGGTGAAGCTCGCCTCGACACCGGACGAAGCCGTCACTGCCGCCAAGGCCATCATCGGCATGAAAATCAAGGACCTCACGGTGAAAAAGGTCCTCGTCGAGGAAGCCCTCGCAATCGACAAGGAATTTTACCTGGGGGTGGTGCTGGACAGGGAAAGGGCCCAGAACGTCATCATGGTGAGCTCCCAGGGCGGCATGGACATCGAGGAGGTGGCGGAGAAAACACCGGAGGCCATATGCAAGGCAACCCTTCACCCCCTCCTTGAGCTCCAGGAATACCAGGTGAAAAACCTCATTTATTCCCTGAAGCTCTCTGATGCCGAGCGTTGCCAGCTCGCCGCGCTCATAAGGAAGCTTTACCGCTTTTACTGCGATATTGATGCCACGCTTGTGGAAATCAACCCCCTGGTGCTGTCGGGAGCCTCCTTTATAGCCGCCGATGGCAAGGTCACCATAGATGACAATGCCCTTTTCCGGCATAAAGACTTTGAAGGGCTCTTCGACGTGGCTGATGATGATCCCCTTGAGCGTGAAGCTCACCAGAAAGGCCTCGCCTATGTTCACCTGGGAGGGAATATTGGCATCATAGGGAACGGGGCGGGACTGGTGATGGGAACGCTCGACACAGTAAAACAGGAAGGGGGAGCCCCCGCCAACTTTCTCGATATCGGAGGCGGAGCCAGCGCATCAGTGATGAAGAGCTCCCTGGAGATCGTGCTCTCCGATCCCCAGGTAAAGGGGATCTTCATCAACATCTTCGGCGGCATCACGCGGTGTGACGAGGTGGCAAAAGGAATCGTCGGGGTGATGAAAGAGTCGGCACTCAAAATGCCCCTCGTGATCAAGCTCTGCGGCACCCGCGAGGAAGAGGGGAGGGCCATCCTCAAGGAGGCACAGCTTGAGCCCGTGACGGAAGTCAGGGAAGGAGCAAGAAAAATCGTGGCGCTCGTGGGGGCGGGGAGCAGGGGATGA